A region of the Artemia franciscana chromosome 19, ASM3288406v1, whole genome shotgun sequence genome:
tttagtgtaaagagcgagatactgacgaggaggtgaaccccccatatatgtaataaaaacatgagattacaaaagttcattacgtaagctaatttataagttacgtttatcttttactgataaaaacattcatacaaaattaaaagttctagttgcctccTTAtgcaaccaaaaaattgcagggcaactaggcttcctccaccgttcccttttttctcaaaatcattcgatcaaaactatgagaaagccatttagccaaaaaaaaaaaaattgcaaatttcttgttaaatattcctctgcggagagccaaaatcaaaacatgcgttgattcaaaaacattcagaaattaaatataaaaaaacaagtttttttgctgaaagtaaggagcgacattaaaacttaaaacaaacagaaatactTCCTaggtgaaaggggctgcttcctcctcatcaacgccccgctttttacgctaaagttttttactgttttaaaaagcagagttgagagaaggagtcaaactttaacgtaaagagcggggcgttgatgaagaagcagcccctttcatatacgaagtaatttctgttcgttttaagttttaatgtcgctccttactttcagctaaaaaaacttgtttttttatttaataatacataaaaatcatatttatgaagctgtttaacattttattattaagcTGAAGTTAAAGGTTCATTAAGCTGATTAAGCTgaacattttattatttattaagcTGAAATTTAATGATAACATTGggcagaaaataaaacaaacaaattattgcttatatcggccattatttaacaaaatttgagctttagcgtaaaaagcgaggcattgacgagggggtcaacttcctcatatacataatatgaGGGGGACTCGCCCCTCGTTTTCCTTGTAGAAAGGCCTTGAGTCACAAAGGcctttaaattagaataaatagttcttttgaaattactaaaaattactttagcgtgaagagcgaggtattaacgaggggacgaagcacctcatatacgtaatagtttcagttcgttttaagttttaatgtttatctttattttaaatagaaaaaaaaatttatttaatatcttatgttttttaaacaatgctggaaaatccagcacggaaattctcttcccttattAAAAATTCATCCTTGAAAAGctcctcccacgtaaccaaATCCCTCCATAccagaaaaaataccccctaaaagttcctatatacttaccaataaccaatactatatgtaaataatgggcaaagttaATAACTTGCAGTCTTTCCGCCGGTGACTGCggggaattaagtcgtcctaaaagacaaatttatcaaatatttcgactatgctgaacaaaattgccaaCTTAAATTTTGATCTAGTGACTTTAGCGAAAACATGAGCGTTTGGGACGGGACCTAGCTGCTCTCCAATCTTTGTCACTTATAGAGACATTTAAaacttgtaatttctgtttgaatgagcaatctcgcaaaattctatgattacatttttgcacattttttgcaaatagcggcttgaaacttctacaattgtgttctctgatacgctgaatctaatggtatgactttcattaagattctatgactttaaggtgtgtttcccccttttgtgaaaacaaggcaaattttctcaggctcgtaacctttgatgggtagaacttgatgaaacttttatatttaaaatcggcataagaatccgattcttttgatgcatttattggcatcaaaattctgatttttagagtttctgtgaCAATTAAGCCAGgatgttccttacttacagttcgctaccacgaactgtttgatattaaacCTTTTAACAAAGGCACATAATAAACAATCGACCGAAAATTCATAGTTTGAGAGGTTTTCAATGTGTTTGAAATTAGTTCCATCTATTTTCCATGAATGCATTCTTCCATTTGTTTGTATTTCCTAAATTAGAAgtgtatttaatattttaagtaaaatagcgacaaagaaaattaagaaaagcatGTTAAACTAATGAGATTCATGCGGCACAATCGTTAAGCATGCACCGTTGAAAATACAGCGCTTGCAGAGTAAAGATTGTAAGTAAACAAAAGTAGATAAGTAAGTATGACGGCACTAGACTCTTAAGGTCTAAACCAGctgtgctgatctctgtttagTGGCTCTTTAGCCAGGAAGCTCaatggggggaggggcagcTATTCTGTACTTTTGGAAACCTTTCCTGCTTACCTTCTGCAGATTTATccaagtacccatttagagcttggtcgactctggctgagcttacagagtcacgccactgctCAGCGtcccaaaaaaaataactggTCACGCCAGGAATCGAACCCGTGCCCATTGGAAAAATGATTCCTAGCCCTGCGTGCCAACGACTTGGCTAAGATGGCTTAGAGTAAAGATTGAAGGTAAATTCATTGAAATTGAAAGGTGATAGTATGGAAAAACAGTTTCACTACATGGTTGTTGAACTTAGATGAAAAGATATAAGGACCTAATGTTAGCGAAACTGTAGAAAAAGGCTACAATTTTTGGCTCTCATTAGcataaaactcatagattcaTAGCACACAGCAAATAGAAGCCTCATAGCCCTTTTCAAGCCAATCTTTTGCCATTTCAAATGTCCGCTTCTTTGATACCTGTAATGGTTCTGACAGAAGTTAATAGGGGAGGGTGGATCTGCAGATACATTTACAAAGGAgtctagttttgaaaaaaaaaatacaataaaagtaataaacttGTTCAAATATTGCCAAGTTTTGCATTTTCGTCTTCAAAGTGGGGAGGAGGTCTTCCCTTCCCATTCCTTCttagaataattatttttgtgttagtgatttttctcttttttaatgaGTGGCCCTAATctattttcatgtttaattttaataaacaaGGTAAATAAAGAGTAATACTAAGATGGATATTGTTTAGAGTTAACGTTTATAGGCCCTTTTTAAAccagatttatttaaaagacaGGACATTCATTGACTtgtatcagtattttttttttttttttttttttttttttttgcttcaattaAGTCTCTTTAGTAACTGCTCTTTAATTACAAATCTTAACTTTcatctattttatattttaggaTAGGAGGGGTTTTGGTCCATTTAACGGGCAGAGTGGATACGGCCCTAGTAACTCTGTTCAACCGGAAACTTTACCAGCATCTTTGCATTCAAATAATGAAGGTTCTTCGTACCAAAGACCAGCTGGCTACGGTCCACGACCAGCAGTACAGCCTGTTCCTCACCCAGCACAGGCTCAACATGAACACAGTTCATCTTCTGGCTATGGTTCTGACTCGTCAACTCTATTAAAACCTGGAATAACACTTCCTGCTCCTGTTAAATCTTCAGATTACGGATCATATCCTTTAGTCCAACCAGTTCCTCCGGCACCGATTAGTCACGGATATGAAACCCGTTCTGGCTATGCACAAAGGCCATCAGCCCCATTAAGACCTTCTGGATATGGCTCAAATCCATCAGTACAGCCAGTTCCTCGTCCAACACTAACTGGGCCCGGACAAAGACCATCCTTTGGATATGGCCAAGTTCAGTCAGAACATTTAGGCTATATGTCTCAGCAATCAGTACATCCAGCTCCTCTTCCTGCACCCATTGACCCTGGCCATAGATTATCCTCCGGCTATGGTCCCGCTCCATCGGTCCCATCCAAAACCTCAAGCTACGGCTCCCGGCCTTCAGTACAGCCACTTCCTTCTCCAGAACCCGTGAATCCTGGCTATGGCTCATCTTCTGGCTATGATTCTGCTCCAGCAACACCCTCAAAGCCTTCAAGTTATAGCCCACAGCCGTCAGTACAGCCGCCTACTGCTCCAGCACCAATCAATCATGGCTATGGCTCATCTTCAGGCTATGGGTCGGGTCCGTCATCCCCTCTACATCCAGTTATGACACTCCCTGCTGTCGTTAGCTCACATAAATCATCAGGGACAGGctataaagataaaaatggtGCTACTGCTATGGCTGAAGAAGCTGCAAATATAGCCCAGTCAGCACAAGTAGCTCAGATGTTTGCAGCTCAGCAAGCAGCTCAACAAGCCATTTCACAACTAGCAGACCAAGCATCTCAAGCTGCACAACGAGCTTCTGCAGCAGTTGCTGCAAAACAAATTCAGTCTCAGCGAATTACTGAAGCTACGCAAGCAGCACAATCTGTAGCACAAGTGGAGGCAAGTCTAGCCACTGATGTTTCTCAAGCAACTCAggtaatttttgctcatttatgTTTCATTTCAATCACTAGAGTATAATTTCTTATCTATCCACTATTTCCATTACTTATCTCGTCAGTTTTTCCATTAATTTACTACTGCACAAAGGGAATCCCAAATAACCATACCCATTTCCTCACTTTAAAATTTCCCGGAAAACTAAGGTCAACTCAGTATTACATCCTTTAAACCTGGCTCTGAAATCCCCGCTGCAGTGTTTCTGAAATCAATTCGAAATTGTGTTTTAATACTCACAGGAATATTCAAAATCTTCCCgcatattttcaaacagttcgtggtaacgaactgtagtaaggagcgacccggctcaatagtaaccaaaactctaaaaaacggaattttgataacagtagctacatcaaaagaatagcattttaatgctaattttaaatatataagcttcatcaagtttagtcttacccatcaaaagttatgagcctgagaaaatttgctttattttagaaaatagggggaaatatcccctaaaagaaatagaatcttagcaaaaatcacaacatcgtATTCAACGTATCATAGAACTCAACTGtaaaagtttaaagctcctatctataaaaatgtggatattcgtattttttgccagtagaccgatcacgggtgcgtgtttatttgttgttgttttttccccaagggtgattgtatcgaaccagtggtcctagaattttgaaagagggctcattctaacgggaattataagttctagtgccctttttaagtgaccaaataattggagggcacctaggcctcctcccatgctcattttaccccaaagtcaccagatcaaaattctgagatagccattttattcactatagtcgaaaatcctaataactatgtcttcggggacgatTTATTCCCTACAGTCCttttgggaggggctgcaagttacaaaatttgatcagtgtttacatatagtaatggttattgggaagtgtacagtcgttttcagggggatttttttggtttgggaggagaggttgaggggggttacgtgtgaggatctttccatggaggaatttgtcatggggaagagaaattcaatgaaggaggcgcaagattttctaaaattatttttaaaaaaatgaaaaaataaatatgaaaagttttttcaactgaaagtaaggagcagtatttaaacttaaaacgaacagaaattattacacatgtGAGGGTTcaaattcctcgctctttacgctaaagtatttttagtaatttcaactatttattcaacggcctttgtgaatcagaggtcattcttaaggaattgggacaaaatttaagctttagcgtgaagagcgaagtattgacgagggggtgaatcccctcatatacgtaataaaaacatacaaatatagaagcttgttacgttagttaattcgtaagttacgtatatttttactaatgaaaacattcgtaaaaaatgaaaagttctagttgcctttttaagtaatcaaaaaattggagggcaactaggcctccccccttgctcctttttttctcaaagtcttccgattaaaactatgagatagccttttagtcaaaaaaaattaaaatgcaaattttgctttaattatttatgtgcggagagccaaaatctaaacatgcattaattcaaaaacactcagaaattaaatataaaaaaacaagtttttttaactgaaagtaaggagcaatattaaaacttaaaacgaacagaaattactccgtatatgaaaggggctgttccctcctcgacgccccactctttacgctaaagttgtttactgttttaaaaaagtagagttaagagaaagtgtcaaactttagtataaagagcggggcgttgaggagggaagagccccttttatatacggattaatttctgttcgttttaagttttaatgttgttccttattttcagttttaaaaaacttgttttttttgcttaataattaaaaaaagccaACAGATAGAACCCTTTGAACCTTGGTCCCCGCTcatctaataaatttttctaaagtGTTAAAATAAACGGTGTTCTTATTGAATTTATCtgtttgtgcattttttttaattctcctcccccccccttcaaagaaTGAATTCATCTGTAGAGGCTTAGAAGAAGTaataatttactgaaaaattggataatttttataatattaaagcaatttttggattttatatTGGCGCTGATTGTCACTGTCAGCTATGTATGCATGGTTTTGTAAATTACGGCTGCTAAACCTTGTTCCTGATGGTTTCATTATATCTTTGGGATATTTATCTTAAATCTGAAACATTTGGATTAAACTACTGCTGTTTTTTGGACTaccaactcactgcagcataaAGCTACCTGAGGCGGGCTTCTCCTACACTCCAGTCTTTGATCAATCAGTATGGCCTCCTCCTGTCTCATTCAAGAGAGACTGCTGCTTTTTTGCCCCAGATTGATGGTGAAATGTACAAAATAGTCAAATAGCCAAAATCgtagaatatagaaaaaaacttagGTTATTAGAGCACATGATTGATCGTAGGTAAAGACATATCTTGCAAGGCTGTTATAACTTCATTTTACCATTGTTTAATCCAAGACTCCCTCATTTTATGATAGATgcacatagaaaaaaaactatcaagaCCAGACCAAAATATTATATAGCTCTGATGCTGATTACCATCTGGGTAACTCCAAAGTGGAGCCTGGAGACTCCATGTCAATGCCTTCTATATATATGAGTTAAAAAATAAGACCCGTTAATTAAATAACGAGTCTCAAATAAGAGGTTAAAATAGAACGATCTTCtttaattggtttttattttcctaaGTTATCATATTTAAAGTAAGCGTTTTAGCCACCTCTTACCTGCCACAGTAAGGTACCAGGTCCTATGTAATGGCCTTGAATTCTATTCATAAATGTCGATTTGTTTTTGTATTCCCTAGAGAATAaccaagaaaaattatattcagtTGTGGTTTCAGCAAGGTTTTTGTTTGCTGTGAAATTCCTTTGTCAATTGGTCTTTTTGGGAAGCCGTTTCACTTCATGGATTCTATTtataatttcaatgaaattattgTTTGCTGATTAAGAAGCCAGGAAAATCCCAATTTTTCAGATTACTAAGggcatcaaaaataaaaatctgattgtttgaattggttatcTGGAAACATATATAGCCATATATATCTTCATATGAAAATTTGgaattcagttttatttaaagTTATGTAGCTTTCGGGAACAGTaggaataaaattgaaaaaaaaagaaacgtgggTTAAAAATCATCGATAAATGaactaaaaacatatattaccaaaaatttgaagaaactatagcttttctttgaaagtatATTT
Encoded here:
- the LOC136039183 gene encoding mucin-1-like (The sequence of the model RefSeq protein was modified relative to this genomic sequence to represent the inferred CDS: added 330 bases not found in genome assembly) — protein: MQPLYVLSVIFFSGLVLSHAKKETSNNRNTTELLEEEDDDKRDRRGFGPFNGQSGYGPSNSVQPETLPASLHSNNEGSSYQRPAGYGPRPAVQPVPHPAQAQHEHSSSSGYGSDSSTLLKPGITLPAPVKSSDYGSYPLVQPVPPAPISHGYETRSGYAQRPSAPLRPSGYGSNPSVQPVPRPTLTGPGQRPSFGYGQVQSEHLGYMSQQSVHPAPLPAPIDPGHRLSSGYGPAPSVPSKTSSYGSRPSVQPLPSPEPVNPGYGSSSGYDSAPATPSKPSSYSPQPSVQPPTAPAPINHGYGSSSGYGSGPSSPLHPVMTLPAVVSSHKSSGTGYKDKNGATAMAEEAANIAQSAQVAQMFAAQQAAQQAISQLADQASQAAQRASAAVAAKQIQSQRITEATQAAQSVAQVEASLATDVSQATQAAEISQVQAMQLAQTVSAISSAANNHVSQAASALQAIQAVLSVQVQMAAQAEQNAATLSAKQQSSLSDLNAVQQAANKAAAAASAAQANIQGEGYGSSRGSGFGSSSLH